From the Desulfosarcina sp. BuS5 genome, one window contains:
- a CDS encoding pilus assembly PilX family protein, translated as MKQLKLSVCNQNGSVLLISVVILMLLTLLGIFATTTSTIEIQIAGNDKWHKMAFYNADGGVEASKELIEQNIELRGFPSVTPLPYVLGGVGIYSVDFFMNPDIDANMPSDTNRNVSIPAKPSSSVPHTNILIGGNTSLSTGSALQMIAGYEGKGKGAAGGGGQVVYDIRSRREGINNARATIMGRWRHVM; from the coding sequence ATGAAACAACTTAAACTATCTGTTTGTAATCAAAATGGATCGGTTTTATTAATTTCGGTTGTAATATTAATGCTGCTGACTCTACTTGGTATTTTTGCAACTACAACTTCCACCATTGAAATACAGATCGCAGGCAATGATAAATGGCACAAGATGGCTTTTTATAATGCTGACGGCGGAGTTGAAGCATCAAAAGAATTAATTGAGCAAAATATTGAACTAAGGGGGTTTCCATCTGTTACTCCACTACCATATGTCTTGGGAGGTGTTGGAATTTATTCGGTAGATTTTTTTATGAATCCAGATATTGATGCTAATATGCCATCAGATACTAACCGAAATGTGTCAATTCCTGCTAAGCCATCTTCGAGTGTTCCCCATACAAATATCCTGATTGGCGGTAATACTTCTTTATCTACCGGCAGTGCTTTGCAAATGATCGCCGGATATGAAGGTAAGGGCAAGGGAGCAGCAGGGGGAGGCGGACAGGTTGTGTATGATATTCGTTCCCGGCGCGAGGGTATAAACAATGCCAGAGCAACAATCATGGGGCGCTGGCGGCATGTTATGTAA
- a CDS encoding type IV pilus modification PilV family protein, which yields MNKKIKKNQSGFTLIEVLIGMTVFAIGILGVAAMQLSAIKGNSYSSHLSEASTISQDKIEELILLNYDDHVLFDDDGDDDDYNDGNGTGGLDHTNEHGGTPDETNQSKGVTGVQYTTSCNIAVNQPIQNTKTIRIITTWTEKGATRTVTMDYIKFDEI from the coding sequence ATGAATAAAAAAATCAAAAAAAATCAAAGCGGTTTTACTCTGATAGAAGTATTAATAGGCATGACAGTATTCGCAATAGGGATACTTGGTGTTGCCGCCATGCAGCTTTCAGCTATTAAAGGAAATTCGTATTCCAGTCATTTGAGCGAAGCAAGCACGATTTCACAAGATAAAATAGAAGAGTTAATTTTGCTTAATTATGATGATCATGTTTTATTTGATGATGATGGTGATGATGATGATTATAATGATGGTAACGGAACAGGCGGCTTAGATCATACAAATGAACATGGTGGAACTCCCGATGAAACGAATCAATCCAAAGGTGTAACCGGTGTTCAATATACTACTTCTTGCAATATTGCCGTTAATCAGCCCATTCAAAACACCAAAACAATTAGGATAATTACCACCTGGACTGAAAAAGGGGCAACAAGAACAGTAACAATGGATTATATCAAATTTGATGAAATTTAA
- a CDS encoding PilW family protein, whose amino-acid sequence MKKNNLFSCNGFTLIELLIAMAITGIVSAAIFTAFQSQQKSYIIQDDVTVMQQNLRAGMDMMVREIRMAGYNPQNIGGLGILNVCPRDINNNIDITMTGNGAIQISTDFDDNGVLGGNETISFSICDSPILTPDGNPDLARNSGGGRQMLAENIEALGFAYAYDTDSDGNLDTSPNGNVIWAVDSDGDNDLDINLDTDDDGDIDAADGPGAGNNGIVNGTAIADVAVNDIRAVRIWMLARADRRDNKYFNTRTYVVGHKVITPNDNFRRRLLTTTVKCRNLGL is encoded by the coding sequence ATGAAAAAAAATAACTTGTTTAGTTGCAACGGCTTTACATTAATCGAACTATTGATTGCCATGGCCATAACCGGAATTGTTTCAGCGGCAATTTTTACAGCATTTCAGTCTCAGCAGAAAAGTTATATTATTCAGGATGATGTGACTGTTATGCAGCAAAATCTGAGGGCCGGAATGGATATGATGGTGCGGGAAATCAGGATGGCCGGGTATAACCCGCAAAACATCGGGGGGCTGGGGATATTAAATGTATGTCCCAGGGATATAAACAATAATATTGATATAACCATGACCGGTAATGGCGCTATACAGATTTCGACTGATTTTGATGATAATGGAGTCTTGGGTGGTAATGAGACTATTTCTTTTTCTATTTGCGATTCTCCTATTTTAACGCCCGATGGTAATCCGGATCTGGCCAGAAATAGTGGAGGAGGGCGACAAATGTTAGCTGAAAATATTGAAGCCCTCGGCTTTGCTTATGCTTATGACACTGATAGTGATGGTAACTTGGATACATCTCCTAATGGTAATGTTATCTGGGCGGTAGATTCAGATGGCGATAATGATCTTGATATTAATCTGGATACAGATGACGACGGCGATATCGATGCCGCTGATGGTCCCGGTGCTGGTAATAACGGAATTGTTAACGGCACTGCCATTGCTGATGTGGCGGTTAATGATATCCGGGCAGTTCGTATCTGGATGCTGGCCAGAGCTGATCGTAGAGATAATAAATACTTCAATACTCGTACTTATGTTGTTGGACATAAGGTGATAACTCCAAATGATAATTTCCGGCGTAGGCTTTTAACCACAACCGTAAAATGCAGGAACCTGGGACTATGA
- a CDS encoding GspH/FimT family pseudopilin, giving the protein MRKILQKNSGFTLIELMIAIGIISILTAIAVPAVINWLPNYRLKAAARDLYSNMQKAKLEAVKRNSNATITFNLPIGGTNYDCVNYIDSDNDLEYDAGEQILLRLNFADYKSVNLTGNTFANNDNGRPSVAFNSRGLPINNAGGFGAGTLTLTNTNGRIYTVTVSSAGSIKIN; this is encoded by the coding sequence ATGCGCAAAATTTTACAAAAAAATTCAGGTTTTACACTCATAGAGCTGATGATTGCTATCGGCATAATCAGCATACTTACTGCAATTGCCGTTCCGGCTGTTATAAACTGGCTGCCTAATTACAGGTTAAAGGCTGCTGCAAGGGATTTGTATTCGAATATGCAGAAGGCGAAGCTGGAAGCGGTTAAACGGAATTCCAACGCAACCATTACCTTTAACCTTCCTATAGGAGGGACTAATTATGACTGCGTGAACTATATCGACAGTGATAATGATTTAGAATATGACGCTGGGGAACAGATCCTGCTCAGATTAAATTTTGCCGATTATAAAAGTGTAAATCTAACAGGCAACACCTTTGCTAACAATGATAATGGCAGACCAAGCGTTGCCTTTAATTCCAGGGGTTTGCCAATTAATAATGCTGGCGGATTTGGAGCCGGAACTTTAACTTTAACAAATACAAACGGCAGAATATATACAGTAACCGTAAGTTCAGCAGGCAGCATAAAGATTAATTAA
- a CDS encoding ChaN family lipoprotein — MKNIENHHAALCSMLLSLFLLICLPGCGARMKRLTITDLPGTFKAGEIISAKTGETLSFEELMSDLNRVRIIYIGERHNDPVHHTVQLKLIKALYKKHHNIAVGMEAFDRSYRKILDQWTAGGMDEQSFIEKTHWYANWRFDFKLYSGILQFLKEKHIKLVGINIPFHIPPKIAVGGIENLSDFEKKYLPKKIDTSNTAHREYVKKIFSHHHIKGIENFENFYAAQCVWEDAMAETVAGSLEDDIMVVIVGNGHIKEKFGVPNRAFERTRLKHIQAPFRTIFLAPAGSKVKLTFADYIWVTGKKK; from the coding sequence ATGAAAAACATTGAAAATCATCATGCGGCGCTCTGTTCTATGCTGCTATCTCTTTTTTTGTTGATCTGCCTGCCGGGCTGCGGAGCAAGAATGAAAAGACTGACAATCACGGATTTACCGGGAACTTTTAAAGCCGGTGAAATAATTTCAGCAAAAACAGGTGAAACTCTATCTTTTGAAGAGCTTATGTCGGATTTAAACAGGGTGCGGATAATCTATATAGGTGAAAGGCATAACGACCCTGTGCATCACACTGTTCAACTTAAGCTGATCAAGGCTCTGTATAAAAAGCATCATAATATAGCCGTAGGCATGGAGGCTTTTGATCGTTCGTACCGGAAGATACTTGATCAATGGACTGCGGGTGGCATGGACGAACAATCTTTTATCGAAAAAACCCACTGGTATGCAAACTGGAGGTTCGATTTTAAACTCTATTCCGGTATTCTTCAGTTTTTAAAGGAAAAACATATAAAACTTGTTGGTATTAATATCCCCTTTCATATTCCTCCAAAGATAGCTGTCGGCGGAATAGAGAATCTATCTGATTTTGAAAAAAAATATCTTCCAAAAAAAATTGATACTTCAAACACAGCCCACAGGGAATATGTGAAAAAAATTTTCAGTCATCACCACATAAAGGGGATAGAAAATTTTGAGAATTTTTATGCGGCACAGTGCGTATGGGAAGATGCTATGGCCGAAACTGTGGCCGGCAGCCTGGAGGATGATATAATGGTTGTAATAGTGGGGAATGGACATATAAAGGAGAAATTCGGAGTGCCGAACAGGGCTTTTGAGCGTACCCGATTGAAGCATATCCAGGCGCCCTTCAGGACTATTTTTTTGGCGCCTGCGGGCAGCAAGGTAAAATTGACATTCGCTGATTATATCTGGGTAACAGGTAAGAAGAAATAA
- the polA gene encoding DNA polymerase I: MNSDKTIYLIDGSAYIYRAYHAVRGLSNSRGLPTNATFGFTRMLIKLIKERTPEYIVIFFDVKGPTFRHKIYEDYKANRPPMPEDLVLQIPYIKDITRGFNIPVMELEGFEADDLIGTAAQKAENKGFKVVMVTGDKDFVQLVTDRSIIWDPMKEKTTDADTVRKESGLEPLQMIDVMGLSGDKADNIPGVPGIGPKTAISLIKNFDSMEGLYEQVDTITKKKQHEKLVKFKDQAFLSKDLVTIDRNVPLKFVPEDYKYRSPYNEILAELFKELEFRRLQQDFPKKTDLSNKNYHAVYTEDELFRLREQLEASDIFALDTETTSKDAMHADLVGLSFSIKPDEAYYIPCGHKYPGAPEQLDKAYVLGQLKQLLENPEIKKIGQNIKYDWIVLARHGVNLAGVVFDTMLASYLLNPSKRAHSLDQIALDFLDHKTISYTDVIKNVKDAKDGGKNGFASVPLEQGVPYACEDADITLMACEVLEKEIEQAGLNKLMDEVEMPLVSVLKDMEMQGICIDTERLKSLSTLFTERLTFLEQDIFSAAGEEFNINSSQQLGSILFEKLNLPVQKKTKKKTAYSTDVDVLTKLAPMHELPELVLKYRTLAKLKSTYTDSLLALINPETGRVHTSFNQTVTATGRLSSSRPNLQNIPVRGDEGVEIRKAFIPRPGWMLVAADYSQIELRILAHYSDDNILIKAFLDEEDIHTRTAAEIFQVFPSFITPDLRRQAKTINFGIVYGMSPYGLSKELNISRKMAKQYIDSYFARYKGVKRFINETIEAAGRTKTTSTLLGRVRLLPDIDSPKKTLREYAERTAINTPIQGTAADLIKIAMINVNQAFKDKGLKAAMLLSVHDEILFETPPEELDASEELVKEIMEHVMDLKVPLKVNLDAGKNWAEAH, encoded by the coding sequence ATGAATAGCGACAAAACCATTTACCTGATAGACGGAAGTGCGTATATCTATCGCGCATATCATGCGGTAAGGGGGCTTTCCAATTCCAGGGGTTTGCCTACTAATGCAACTTTTGGTTTTACCAGGATGCTGATAAAACTGATAAAAGAGCGTACGCCGGAATATATTGTTATTTTTTTTGATGTCAAGGGGCCTACCTTCAGGCATAAAATCTATGAGGATTACAAGGCCAATCGGCCTCCAATGCCGGAAGACCTGGTTTTGCAGATTCCCTATATCAAAGATATCACAAGGGGCTTTAATATTCCGGTTATGGAACTGGAAGGGTTCGAGGCGGATGATCTTATCGGAACCGCCGCCCAAAAAGCCGAGAATAAGGGCTTTAAGGTAGTAATGGTGACAGGGGACAAAGACTTTGTCCAGCTTGTTACAGACAGGTCGATCATCTGGGATCCGATGAAGGAGAAAACAACGGATGCGGATACGGTGCGAAAAGAGTCCGGTCTTGAACCGTTGCAGATGATAGATGTAATGGGCCTTTCCGGGGATAAGGCGGACAATATCCCGGGTGTTCCGGGCATTGGACCCAAGACGGCTATTTCACTTATAAAAAATTTCGACAGTATGGAGGGATTATACGAACAGGTCGATACAATCACCAAAAAAAAACAGCATGAAAAACTTGTTAAATTTAAGGATCAAGCTTTTTTAAGCAAAGATCTTGTGACTATCGACCGAAACGTGCCTTTAAAATTTGTGCCCGAAGATTATAAATACAGATCTCCCTATAATGAAATCCTGGCTGAACTCTTTAAGGAACTCGAGTTCAGGAGATTGCAGCAGGACTTTCCCAAAAAAACCGATCTTTCCAATAAGAATTACCATGCAGTCTATACTGAAGATGAGCTCTTCCGTTTGAGAGAGCAACTGGAAGCGTCGGATATTTTCGCCCTGGATACGGAGACAACCTCAAAGGATGCCATGCATGCCGATCTTGTGGGGTTGTCATTTTCGATAAAACCGGATGAGGCTTATTATATACCATGCGGTCATAAGTACCCGGGCGCTCCGGAACAGCTCGACAAGGCATATGTTTTGGGGCAGTTGAAACAACTCCTGGAGAATCCCGAAATAAAAAAAATCGGTCAGAACATAAAATATGACTGGATTGTTCTTGCCCGTCATGGGGTCAATCTGGCAGGTGTGGTTTTCGATACCATGCTGGCATCCTATCTTCTTAATCCCTCAAAAAGAGCGCACAGTCTTGATCAGATAGCTCTCGATTTTCTTGATCACAAAACTATCTCCTATACGGATGTTATAAAAAACGTAAAAGATGCCAAAGATGGGGGTAAAAACGGATTTGCATCTGTTCCCCTGGAACAGGGAGTTCCATACGCCTGTGAAGACGCAGATATCACTCTTATGGCCTGTGAGGTGCTAGAAAAAGAGATTGAGCAGGCCGGCCTTAATAAACTTATGGACGAAGTGGAGATGCCCCTTGTTTCTGTTTTAAAAGATATGGAGATGCAGGGAATATGTATTGACACAGAGAGGCTGAAAAGCCTTTCAACCTTATTTACGGAACGGCTTACATTCCTGGAGCAGGATATCTTTTCGGCGGCCGGGGAAGAATTCAATATCAACTCCTCACAGCAGCTCGGCAGCATATTATTTGAAAAACTGAATCTGCCTGTTCAAAAAAAGACCAAAAAAAAAACCGCATATTCCACCGATGTGGATGTGCTGACAAAGCTGGCGCCAATGCATGAACTGCCTGAGCTTGTTTTAAAGTACAGAACCCTGGCAAAGCTCAAATCTACATATACGGATTCCCTGCTCGCCCTGATCAACCCTGAAACCGGCCGAGTACATACATCTTTCAACCAGACCGTCACCGCCACAGGCCGCCTTAGCAGTTCCAGACCGAATCTTCAGAATATCCCTGTTCGCGGAGATGAAGGCGTGGAAATACGGAAAGCATTTATTCCCAGGCCGGGGTGGATGCTTGTTGCTGCCGATTATTCCCAGATAGAATTAAGAATACTGGCGCATTACTCTGATGATAATATCCTGATAAAGGCTTTCCTGGATGAGGAAGATATTCACACCCGCACTGCTGCCGAGATATTCCAGGTTTTTCCTTCTTTTATTACGCCGGATTTGCGTCGGCAGGCCAAAACAATCAATTTTGGTATTGTTTACGGTATGAGCCCTTATGGTCTTTCCAAAGAACTGAATATAAGCCGCAAGATGGCAAAACAGTATATTGATAGTTATTTTGCAAGGTATAAAGGCGTTAAACGCTTTATAAACGAAACCATTGAAGCGGCGGGCAGAACAAAAACAACATCCACCCTCCTGGGCCGGGTCCGCCTGCTGCCGGATATTGACAGCCCGAAAAAGACACTGCGGGAGTATGCTGAACGTACCGCCATCAATACACCCATCCAGGGAACCGCCGCCGACTTGATCAAGATTGCCATGATAAATGTAAATCAGGCATTTAAAGATAAAGGCCTGAAAGCGGCCATGCTTTTGTCGGTGCATGATGAAATCCTTTTTGAAACCCCTCCGGAGGAATTGGACGCGTCCGAAGAACTTGTCAAGGAAATTATGGAGCATGTTATGGACCTTAAGGTGCCCTTGAAAGTAAATCTGGACGCAGGCAAAAACTGGGCCGAGGCGCATTAA
- a CDS encoding THUMP domain-containing class I SAM-dependent RNA methyltransferase: MDRQSPLEKRIKRHVAAREHLFFAATTPGFKSVCFKELFNIHGSIKEINMVNGGVEFKGRLQDCYKANLFLRTANRIIMRIGKLKATNFRILEKKLTNFPWELFIPYTNGNNSQPEISVTSIHSRLYHKTAVAECFRKGITNRFNNVPGCQAGNIDYLQQHLFVRIQDDNVIISLDSSGELLHKRGVKKYKTRAPIRETIASAALMLAGYEAGKPLIDPLCGSGTFSIEGAMLSSNIPAGWFREFAFMGWPCFKTEQWAYIKREAEKKILLLNEFCVFASDIDDRHCRRLDDTLKLHKLSSIVRVENKDFFRFSPSHIFKHAGTVAINPPYGLRLGNKNESIKLLGNIINKLLTSYAGWKYALVVPRNSVTDNVLSNSSSHQFCHGGLDMILLTGKVS, from the coding sequence ATGGACCGACAATCACCTCTTGAAAAAAGGATAAAAAGACACGTTGCTGCAAGAGAACATCTTTTTTTTGCCGCAACAACTCCCGGGTTTAAAAGTGTCTGCTTTAAGGAGTTATTTAATATTCATGGCTCTATTAAAGAGATAAACATGGTGAATGGTGGGGTTGAGTTTAAAGGTCGTTTGCAGGATTGTTACAAGGCAAACCTGTTTCTCCGCACCGCCAACAGGATCATCATGCGCATAGGGAAGCTGAAAGCAACCAATTTCAGGATACTGGAAAAAAAACTTACAAACTTTCCCTGGGAACTTTTTATCCCATACACAAACGGAAATAATAGTCAGCCTGAAATAAGTGTCACTTCGATACACTCCAGGCTGTATCATAAAACAGCGGTTGCGGAATGCTTCAGAAAAGGCATAACAAACAGGTTTAATAATGTGCCTGGCTGTCAAGCCGGGAACATTGATTATTTACAACAGCATCTTTTTGTCAGAATTCAAGATGATAATGTTATTATATCCCTGGACAGCAGCGGAGAACTTCTCCATAAAAGGGGAGTTAAGAAATATAAAACCAGGGCGCCGATTCGTGAAACAATAGCATCCGCGGCTTTGATGCTTGCAGGATATGAGGCCGGAAAACCTTTGATTGATCCTTTGTGTGGTTCCGGAACTTTTTCGATTGAAGGGGCGATGTTGTCGTCAAATATCCCGGCCGGCTGGTTCAGGGAGTTCGCTTTTATGGGGTGGCCATGTTTTAAAACTGAACAGTGGGCTTATATAAAACGTGAAGCAGAAAAAAAAATTTTGCTTTTAAACGAATTCTGCGTTTTTGCTTCAGATATAGATGACCGCCATTGCCGCAGGTTGGATGATACTTTAAAATTACATAAATTATCCTCCATAGTGAGAGTTGAGAATAAAGATTTTTTCAGGTTTTCACCTTCCCACATCTTTAAGCATGCCGGTACTGTCGCGATAAATCCTCCCTATGGTCTGCGTCTGGGCAATAAAAATGAAAGTATAAAATTGCTTGGAAATATTATCAATAAACTTTTAACAAGTTATGCGGGATGGAAATATGCGCTTGTTGTTCCAAGGAATTCCGTTACTGATAATGTTTTATCCAACAGTTCATCTCATCAATTTTGCCACGGTGGTCTCGATATGATTTTACTTACCGGAAAGGTGAGTTAA
- a CDS encoding DUF2284 domain-containing protein, with translation MSNLFFQKADPAHLDFQYLEDLSTAYWYSEVLFASIELKLFMFLDQGAATIESLAEAAGCRKKRLKRLLNVLESLNLVYYRDGKFCNSQSAGIYLVPGKSGYMGDFFLYRSYMKPRWEAIVDQVALKSRQAPHVAAQDDNYEKKTFKYVRAMDILAKQKALEIIELLEEIGWETPILDIGGGAGAVSRAVIKTRQRGEALLFEIPEVIQAAKRIYPDESSWERIKTIEGDFRNYRFDSGQKFGMILMNNFLHAYDSDDAHDLLLKAVDLLLPDGLLVIHDYFPDRAGRSPHKGVLYDLSMMLNTYNGACHDASMISEWLKKSGISRVAIQDLGTDSSVVIASRKDIGFNLETGYEEWIYKAVRAGFTKAVLLPVEKIVTGDWVRKKCRFGCALYGKNLQCPPYGMKSKETQDLLKSYKCSLLLEGSPPGREFHKRLLLMEKKAFLAGYHKALVFGAGHCPVCSKCPEDGICKYPEKARPSMEGSGIDVYSTAKNAGISLKPVANKNQYVKYIGLLLLE, from the coding sequence ATGAGTAATCTGTTTTTTCAAAAAGCCGATCCGGCACATTTGGATTTCCAGTATTTAGAGGATCTTTCCACAGCATACTGGTATTCTGAAGTTTTGTTTGCATCTATAGAACTGAAGCTTTTCATGTTTCTGGATCAAGGGGCCGCAACCATAGAATCTCTTGCTGAAGCTGCCGGGTGCAGAAAAAAAAGGCTGAAGCGTCTTCTTAACGTCTTGGAAAGTCTCAACCTTGTTTATTATCGGGACGGCAAATTTTGCAACAGCCAGTCTGCGGGAATCTACCTGGTGCCGGGGAAGAGCGGATATATGGGTGATTTTTTTTTATATCGCTCTTATATGAAGCCCAGGTGGGAGGCTATTGTTGATCAGGTTGCATTAAAAAGCAGGCAGGCGCCCCATGTTGCCGCGCAGGATGATAATTATGAAAAAAAGACCTTCAAATATGTCCGGGCAATGGATATCCTTGCAAAGCAGAAAGCCTTGGAAATCATTGAACTGCTGGAAGAAATCGGGTGGGAGACGCCTATTCTCGACATAGGCGGGGGAGCAGGCGCTGTGAGCCGGGCTGTTATAAAAACCAGGCAACGCGGAGAAGCTTTGCTCTTTGAGATCCCTGAAGTCATCCAGGCCGCAAAAAGGATATATCCTGATGAATCTTCGTGGGAGCGAATCAAAACAATTGAGGGGGACTTCCGTAATTACAGGTTTGATTCCGGACAAAAATTCGGAATGATACTTATGAATAATTTTTTACATGCTTATGACAGTGATGACGCTCATGATCTGCTGTTAAAGGCGGTTGATCTGCTGCTGCCGGATGGCCTGCTTGTTATACACGATTATTTTCCGGACAGGGCGGGGCGTTCTCCTCATAAAGGCGTGCTGTATGACCTTAGCATGATGCTGAATACATATAACGGAGCTTGCCATGATGCTTCCATGATATCGGAATGGCTGAAAAAATCCGGGATAAGCCGTGTAGCTATTCAGGATCTTGGCACGGATTCTTCGGTTGTTATTGCAAGCCGAAAGGATATCGGCTTTAATTTGGAGACCGGCTATGAAGAGTGGATATATAAAGCTGTAAGAGCCGGTTTTACTAAAGCTGTTCTTCTTCCTGTTGAAAAAATAGTAACAGGGGACTGGGTTAGAAAAAAATGCCGGTTCGGCTGCGCTCTTTACGGAAAAAACCTTCAGTGCCCGCCATATGGCATGAAGAGTAAAGAAACACAGGATTTACTGAAATCATACAAATGCTCGCTTCTTCTTGAAGGCTCTCCCCCTGGCAGGGAGTTTCATAAAAGGCTGCTCCTGATGGAAAAAAAAGCTTTTCTGGCCGGATACCATAAGGCGCTTGTATTCGGAGCAGGACATTGCCCGGTTTGCAGCAAATGCCCTGAAGACGGTATCTGCAAATATCCTGAAAAAGCTCGTCCTTCCATGGAAGGATCAGGGATAGATGTTTATTCAACAGCAAAAAATGCCGGTATAAGTCTTAAGCCTGTTGCAAACAAAAACCAGTATGTAAAATATATCGGCCTCTTGCTTTTGGAGTAA
- a CDS encoding B12-binding domain-containing radical SAM protein: MRILLVQVPSSHMGAGEKVYPLGLSRLSSLIPKEHAKWALDMNIYPDPWPELKEVLLNVQPDIVSLSFRNIDPLAGHQASYLSSLKTSAKMVHRLVSKAWLLAGGPAFSLFGKRLMDAIPEIDLGIVGEGESSFPKLISDPSNFKKIPGVIWRDRNLIGYNPAGPLISMDCLPDMDTKAFDINYYLKANQYVAAIGIEGKRGCDLQCGYCVYPSLGGKKTRLRSPKKIVDEMEYLNKEYSANLFHFTDPVVNRPSDHFEAICMEIINRKLQVGWTGFFREENITERIVDLAVEAGLTAIYFSGDALTDHGLKILNKKMTKDDIIRAAKITAKNGILTMCHFLINLPGETDEHADESVEMLDRLLDIHGHMANLGAVIFNNVRLYPGAPLTEKIIRSGMLAADIDLLYPVYFNPPERSYLLHELEALCHSAGIFSRLEIKGS, translated from the coding sequence ATGCGTATTTTACTTGTTCAAGTCCCGAGTTCTCATATGGGTGCCGGGGAAAAAGTATATCCCCTTGGTCTTTCCAGACTTTCGTCCTTAATTCCGAAAGAGCATGCAAAATGGGCTCTTGATATGAATATCTATCCTGATCCATGGCCGGAATTAAAAGAGGTTCTTTTAAATGTCCAGCCGGATATTGTCTCTCTTTCATTCAGAAACATAGATCCCTTGGCCGGTCATCAGGCATCTTATCTCTCTTCTTTAAAAACCTCTGCAAAAATGGTACATAGGCTTGTGTCTAAAGCCTGGTTGTTGGCCGGCGGGCCGGCTTTTTCATTATTCGGGAAGAGATTAATGGATGCTATCCCTGAAATAGATCTGGGAATAGTAGGTGAAGGTGAATCTTCATTTCCGAAATTAATATCAGATCCGTCTAATTTTAAAAAAATTCCGGGAGTGATTTGGAGGGACCGGAACCTTATTGGATATAATCCTGCCGGTCCGCTTATATCCATGGATTGCCTGCCGGATATGGATACCAAAGCTTTTGATATTAATTATTATCTAAAAGCGAATCAATATGTGGCGGCCATAGGCATCGAGGGTAAAAGAGGTTGTGATTTACAATGCGGCTATTGTGTTTATCCATCTCTCGGGGGAAAAAAGACCCGGCTGAGATCTCCAAAAAAAATCGTAGATGAAATGGAGTATTTAAACAAAGAATATTCAGCAAATCTATTCCATTTTACCGATCCCGTTGTAAACCGGCCTTCCGACCATTTTGAAGCGATCTGTATGGAGATAATTAACAGGAAACTGCAAGTCGGATGGACAGGCTTTTTTCGGGAAGAGAATATCACAGAAAGGATAGTTGATCTTGCAGTTGAAGCCGGACTGACGGCCATATATTTTTCGGGTGATGCTTTGACGGATCATGGCCTGAAAATATTAAACAAGAAGATGACCAAGGATGATATTATCAGGGCTGCAAAAATAACGGCAAAAAATGGTATCCTGACCATGTGCCATTTTTTAATAAATCTTCCTGGAGAAACTGATGAGCATGCCGATGAGTCGGTCGAAATGCTTGACAGGCTCCTCGATATCCACGGGCATATGGCGAACCTGGGAGCGGTGATTTTTAATAATGTAAGATTATATCCCGGAGCCCCTTTAACCGAAAAGATTATCAGAAGCGGAATGCTTGCTGCTGATATTGACCTGCTATATCCTGTTTATTTTAATCCTCCGGAAAGGTCGTATCTGCTTCATGAACTGGAAGCATTGTGCCACTCGGCCGGTATTTTTTCCAGACTTGAAATAAAGGGATCATAG